The following are from one region of the Hemiscyllium ocellatum isolate sHemOce1 chromosome 26, sHemOce1.pat.X.cur, whole genome shotgun sequence genome:
- the LOC132828481 gene encoding zinc finger protein 585A-like isoform X2 yields MEEDNTIYSGENRYTCSVCRKGFSQATGLKNHKCSHTGEKPWKCGDCEKGFSCRSALRIHQRVHTGEKPFTCSLCGRGFTQLSTLLKHQRVHTEERPFKCPDCGKYFKSSSDLKTHQRVHTEERPFKCPNCGKCYKSSSELMSHRRVHTEERRFKCSDCGAGFKWSSQLIVHQRIHTGERPFTCSECGIGFTQSSHLKSHQQVHTEERPFKCTDCGKYFKSSHYLQSHQRVHTDERPFKCSECGKCFKCSRELIIHHRVHTDERPFRCSHCGNGFKRSSQLTLHQRLHTGERSFICSECGQVFIRFSILLKHQRDHSGERPFTCTECGKEFCKSSQFKAHQQVHTEEKPFKCPDCGRSYKSSLELQLHQPVHTNDKPFRCSQCGTGFKWSSRLTVHQRTHTGERPFTCSECGKGFTQKIHLLTHQRVHTGERPFKCTNCGKCYARSWDLIRHQRVHSERPFKCPD; encoded by the coding sequence ATGGAAGAAGACAACACCATCTACAGTGGGGAGAACAGATACACATGTTCAGTGTGCAGAAAAGGCTTCAGCCAAGCAACTGGCCTCAAGAACCACAAATGCAgtcacactggagagaaaccatggaaatgcGGGGACTGTGAAAAAGGATTCAGTTGCCGCTCTGCGCTGAGAATTCATCAACGTGTTCATACAGGGGAGAAGCCGTTCACTTGCTCCCTTTGTGGGAGAGGATTCACTCAGTTATCCACCCTATTGAAAcatcagcgagttcacactgaggagagACCTTTTAAATGTCCAGACTGTGGGAAGTACTTTAAAAGTTCCAGTGATCTGAAAACCCATCAGCGTGTTCACACTGAGGAGAGACCTTTTAAATGTCCAAACTGTGGGAAGTGCTATAAAAGTTCTAGTGAGCTGATGTCTCATCGAcgggttcacactgaggagagACGGTTCAAGTGCTCTGACTGCGGAGCTGGCTTCAAGTGGTCGTCTCAACTCATTGTTCACCAGCGCATTcatactggggagaggccattcacctgctctgaatGTGGAATtggattcactcagtcgtcccaCCTCAAGTCACACCAGCAGGTTCATACTGAggagaggccttttaaatgtacaGACTGTGGGAAATACTTTAAAAGTTCTCATTATCTGCAGTCGCATCAACGTGTTCACACTGATGAGAGACCTTTTAAATGTTCAGAGTGTGGGAAGTGCTTTAAATGTTCCAGGGAGCTGATCATTCATCACCGTGTTCACACTGACGAGAGACCGTTCAGGTGTTCTCACTGTGGAAATGGGTTCAAGAGATCATCTCAACTCACTCTACACCAGCgtcttcacactggggagaggtcATTCATCTGCTCTGAATGTGGACAGGTATTCATTAGGTTCTCCATTCTGTTGAAGCACCAGCGTGATCAttctggggagaggccattcacctgcactGAGTGTGGGAAAGAATTTTGTAAGTCATCCCAGTTCAAGGCACACCAGCAAGTTCACACTGAAGAGAAACCTTTCAAATGTCCAGACTGTGGGAGAAGTTATAAAAGTTCCTTGGAGCTGCAGTTACATCAGCCTGTTCACACTAACGATAAGCCATTCAggtgctctcagtgtgggactgggttcAAGTGGTCATCTCGTCTCACTGTACATCAGCGCACTCATACCGGAGAAagaccgttcacctgctctgagtgtggaaAGGGATTCACTCAGAAAATCCACCTGCTGACACATCAGCGagttcacacaggggagagacctTTTAAATGTACAAATTGTGGGAAGTGCTATGCAAGATCCTGGGATTTGATACGCCATCAACGTGTTCACTCtgagaggccttttaaatgtccAGACTGA
- the LOC132828481 gene encoding zinc finger protein 585A-like isoform X1: MISNQDTETKHSDLMESSNLSHLEYQQILNMEEDNTIYSGENRYTCSVCRKGFSQATGLKNHKCSHTGEKPWKCGDCEKGFSCRSALRIHQRVHTGEKPFTCSLCGRGFTQLSTLLKHQRVHTEERPFKCPDCGKYFKSSSDLKTHQRVHTEERPFKCPNCGKCYKSSSELMSHRRVHTEERRFKCSDCGAGFKWSSQLIVHQRIHTGERPFTCSECGIGFTQSSHLKSHQQVHTEERPFKCTDCGKYFKSSHYLQSHQRVHTDERPFKCSECGKCFKCSRELIIHHRVHTDERPFRCSHCGNGFKRSSQLTLHQRLHTGERSFICSECGQVFIRFSILLKHQRDHSGERPFTCTECGKEFCKSSQFKAHQQVHTEEKPFKCPDCGRSYKSSLELQLHQPVHTNDKPFRCSQCGTGFKWSSRLTVHQRTHTGERPFTCSECGKGFTQKIHLLTHQRVHTGERPFKCTNCGKCYARSWDLIRHQRVHSERPFKCPD; the protein is encoded by the coding sequence ATGATTTCAAATCAGGATACTGAAACCAAACACTCTGATCTGATGGAGTCATCCAATttatcacatttggaatatcaaCAGATTTTAAACATGGAAGAAGACAACACCATCTACAGTGGGGAGAACAGATACACATGTTCAGTGTGCAGAAAAGGCTTCAGCCAAGCAACTGGCCTCAAGAACCACAAATGCAgtcacactggagagaaaccatggaaatgcGGGGACTGTGAAAAAGGATTCAGTTGCCGCTCTGCGCTGAGAATTCATCAACGTGTTCATACAGGGGAGAAGCCGTTCACTTGCTCCCTTTGTGGGAGAGGATTCACTCAGTTATCCACCCTATTGAAAcatcagcgagttcacactgaggagagACCTTTTAAATGTCCAGACTGTGGGAAGTACTTTAAAAGTTCCAGTGATCTGAAAACCCATCAGCGTGTTCACACTGAGGAGAGACCTTTTAAATGTCCAAACTGTGGGAAGTGCTATAAAAGTTCTAGTGAGCTGATGTCTCATCGAcgggttcacactgaggagagACGGTTCAAGTGCTCTGACTGCGGAGCTGGCTTCAAGTGGTCGTCTCAACTCATTGTTCACCAGCGCATTcatactggggagaggccattcacctgctctgaatGTGGAATtggattcactcagtcgtcccaCCTCAAGTCACACCAGCAGGTTCATACTGAggagaggccttttaaatgtacaGACTGTGGGAAATACTTTAAAAGTTCTCATTATCTGCAGTCGCATCAACGTGTTCACACTGATGAGAGACCTTTTAAATGTTCAGAGTGTGGGAAGTGCTTTAAATGTTCCAGGGAGCTGATCATTCATCACCGTGTTCACACTGACGAGAGACCGTTCAGGTGTTCTCACTGTGGAAATGGGTTCAAGAGATCATCTCAACTCACTCTACACCAGCgtcttcacactggggagaggtcATTCATCTGCTCTGAATGTGGACAGGTATTCATTAGGTTCTCCATTCTGTTGAAGCACCAGCGTGATCAttctggggagaggccattcacctgcactGAGTGTGGGAAAGAATTTTGTAAGTCATCCCAGTTCAAGGCACACCAGCAAGTTCACACTGAAGAGAAACCTTTCAAATGTCCAGACTGTGGGAGAAGTTATAAAAGTTCCTTGGAGCTGCAGTTACATCAGCCTGTTCACACTAACGATAAGCCATTCAggtgctctcagtgtgggactgggttcAAGTGGTCATCTCGTCTCACTGTACATCAGCGCACTCATACCGGAGAAagaccgttcacctgctctgagtgtggaaAGGGATTCACTCAGAAAATCCACCTGCTGACACATCAGCGagttcacacaggggagagacctTTTAAATGTACAAATTGTGGGAAGTGCTATGCAAGATCCTGGGATTTGATACGCCATCAACGTGTTCACTCtgagaggccttttaaatgtccAGACTGA